The following proteins come from a genomic window of Pseudomonas sp. MAG733B:
- the tauC gene encoding taurine ABC transporter permease TauC: MSSYEIPAAAVKTNTPAIAARRSLSTRWISLLTLVALVVIWWAVTATGLIEPLFLPPPSAVLQKGWLLATSGYMDSTLWQHLGASLSRIGLGLGFAVLTAVPVGIAIGHNRIARGILDPLIEFYRPIPPLAYLPLIVIWCGIGELSKVLLIYLAIFAPIAIATATGVRTVDPAKLRAAQSLGATRAQLIRHVILPSALPDILTGVRIGLGVGWSTLVAAELIAATSGLGFMVQSAAQFLVTDVVVLGILVIALIAFAMEMGLRKLQRKLVPWHGQAH, encoded by the coding sequence ATGAGCAGCTACGAAATTCCCGCTGCGGCGGTGAAGACAAACACCCCAGCCATCGCAGCCCGTCGCAGTTTGAGCACGCGCTGGATCAGCCTGCTGACCCTGGTCGCGCTGGTTGTCATCTGGTGGGCCGTGACAGCGACCGGTTTGATCGAACCGTTGTTCCTGCCACCGCCATCGGCCGTGCTGCAAAAAGGCTGGTTGCTGGCGACCAGCGGCTACATGGATTCAACCCTATGGCAGCACTTGGGCGCGAGCCTCAGCCGCATCGGTCTTGGCCTCGGCTTCGCGGTACTGACCGCCGTTCCCGTCGGCATCGCCATCGGCCACAACCGCATCGCTCGCGGCATTCTTGATCCGCTGATTGAGTTCTATCGTCCGATTCCGCCGCTGGCTTATCTGCCGCTGATCGTGATCTGGTGCGGCATCGGCGAGTTGTCGAAAGTGCTGCTGATCTACCTGGCAATTTTCGCCCCGATTGCCATCGCCACCGCCACCGGCGTGCGCACGGTTGACCCGGCCAAATTGCGCGCTGCGCAATCGTTGGGTGCGACGCGGGCGCAGTTGATTCGCCATGTGATTCTGCCGAGTGCATTGCCGGATATCTTGACTGGCGTGCGCATTGGTTTGGGCGTCGGTTGGTCGACGCTGGTTGCCGCCGAACTGATCGCCGCCACCAGCGGCCTGGGCTTCATGGTGCAGTCGGCCGCGCAGTTCCTGGTCACTGATGTGGTGGTGCTGGGGATTCTGGTGATCGCGCTGATCGCCTTCGCCATGGAAATGGGCCTGCGCAAATTGCAGCGCAAACTGGTGCCGTGGCACGGCCAGGCTCACTAG
- the gshA gene encoding glutamate--cysteine ligase, with protein sequence MSELLNRRLALLGERANLSLLEQCLHGIERECLRVTGEGRLAQTPHPEELGSALTNEQITTDYSESLLEFITPALPDPADTLASLDSIHRFAYSKLGNEYLWSPSMPCPLPAEEDIPIAYYGTSNIGQLKYVYRKGLALRYGKTMQCIAGIHYNFSLPEKLWPLLKAAEGFVGSDRDFQSSSYIALIRNFRRYSWLLMYLFGASPALDAGFLRGRSHQLEQLDPDTLYLPYATSLRMSDLGYQSNAQAGLTPCYNDLTSYTDSLRKAVATPYAPYVEVGTHKDGEWVQLNTNILQIENEYYSNIRPKRVTYSGERPIQALMARGIQYVEVRCLDINPFLPMGIDITESRFLDAFLLYCALNDSPLLTNTSCGNATSNFLSVVKEGRRPGLQLQRDGQPVDLKEWAGQLLENIAPLAALLDQSHGGDAHSKALDAQMAKVKDPSLTPSAQVLAAMAEHKESFTQFSLRQSQAHAEFFRSEPLPAEQQAKFEELARSSLAQQVELEQNEVGDFDVFVGSYQASILAISN encoded by the coding sequence TTGAGCGAACTTCTCAACCGCCGCCTGGCTCTGCTCGGCGAGCGCGCTAACCTCTCTCTGCTCGAACAGTGCCTTCACGGCATCGAACGTGAATGCCTGCGCGTGACTGGCGAAGGTCGCCTGGCGCAAACGCCGCACCCGGAAGAATTGGGTTCCGCGCTGACCAATGAACAGATCACCACCGACTATTCCGAGTCGCTGCTGGAGTTCATCACTCCGGCCCTGCCCGACCCGGCGGACACGCTGGCGAGCCTGGACAGCATTCACCGCTTTGCCTACAGCAAGCTCGGCAACGAGTATCTGTGGAGTCCATCGATGCCGTGTCCGCTGCCGGCCGAGGAAGACATCCCGATCGCCTATTACGGCACGTCCAACATCGGGCAGCTCAAGTACGTGTACCGCAAGGGCCTGGCCCTGCGTTACGGCAAGACCATGCAGTGCATTGCCGGGATTCACTACAACTTTTCCCTGCCGGAAAAGCTCTGGCCACTGCTGAAGGCGGCCGAAGGCTTCGTCGGCAGCGACCGCGATTTTCAGTCGTCGTCCTACATCGCGCTGATCCGTAACTTCCGCCGCTACAGCTGGCTGCTGATGTACCTGTTCGGTGCATCGCCAGCGCTGGACGCCGGTTTCCTGCGCGGTCGTTCGCACCAGTTGGAACAACTGGATCCGGACACCCTGTACCTGCCATACGCCACCAGCCTGCGCATGAGCGACCTGGGTTACCAGAGCAACGCCCAGGCCGGCCTGACGCCGTGCTACAACGATCTGACCAGCTACACCGACAGCCTGCGCAAAGCGGTGGCCACGCCGTACGCGCCTTACGTCGAAGTCGGCACGCACAAGGACGGTGAGTGGGTTCAACTCAACACCAACATCCTGCAGATCGAAAACGAGTACTACTCCAACATCCGCCCGAAACGCGTGACCTATTCCGGCGAACGGCCGATCCAGGCGCTGATGGCCCGCGGCATCCAGTACGTCGAAGTCCGTTGCCTGGACATCAACCCGTTCCTGCCGATGGGCATCGACATCACCGAATCGCGTTTCCTCGACGCTTTCCTGCTGTATTGCGCCTTGAACGACAGCCCGCTGCTGACCAATACCAGCTGCGGCAATGCGACCTCGAACTTCCTCAGTGTGGTCAAGGAAGGCCGTCGTCCGGGCCTGCAACTGCAGCGCGACGGACAACCGGTCGACCTGAAAGAGTGGGCCGGTCAGTTGCTGGAAAACATCGCGCCATTGGCCGCGTTGCTGGATCAGAGCCATGGCGGCGATGCCCACAGCAAGGCGCTGGACGCACAGATGGCCAAGGTCAAGGACCCGTCCCTGACGCCATCGGCCCAGGTGCTGGCGGCAATGGCCGAGCACAAGGAAAGTTTTACCCAGTTCTCCCTGCGCCAAAGCCAGGCCCATGCCGAGTTTTTCCGCAGCGAGCCGTTGCCGGCCGAGCAGCAGGCGAAGTTCGAAGAACTGGCGCGCTCGTCGCTGGCCCAACAGGTTGAGCTGGAACAGAACGAAGTCGGCGATTTCGATGTGTTTGTCGGGTCGTATCAGGCGAGCATTCTGGCGATCAGCAACTAA
- a CDS encoding PaaI family thioesterase, whose product MEIPAGYTESAFFKLLGCRLHSLETGVAQVALVLEPELRNRAGKLHGGALFSLVDIAMGLACSSAHGFDQQSATIECKINYIRAVSDGEVMCTARVIHPGRRTLVVEADVVQGDKLVAKAQGTFAVL is encoded by the coding sequence ATGGAGATCCCTGCCGGGTATACCGAAAGCGCCTTTTTCAAGCTGCTCGGCTGCCGCCTGCACAGCCTGGAAACCGGGGTGGCGCAAGTCGCCCTGGTGCTGGAGCCGGAGCTGCGCAATCGCGCCGGCAAACTGCACGGCGGGGCGTTGTTCAGTCTGGTAGACATTGCCATGGGGCTGGCCTGTTCCAGCGCCCATGGCTTTGACCAGCAAAGCGCAACCATCGAGTGCAAGATCAACTACATCCGCGCCGTGTCCGACGGCGAGGTGATGTGCACGGCGCGGGTGATCCACCCTGGCCGCCGCACCTTGGTGGTTGAGGCCGACGTAGTGCAAGGCGACAAATTGGTCGCAAAAGCACAAGGCACGTTCGCTGTCCTGTAG
- the tauA gene encoding taurine ABC transporter substrate-binding protein encodes MKLTFPLRLLAAASLAAASMFAQAADVTVAYQTTVDPAKVAQADGAYEKATKADISWRKFDNGADIIAAIASGDVQIGYLGSSPLTAAITRKVPVETFLIATQIGAAEALVARDGSGIKTPQDLIGKKIAVPFVSTGHYSLLAALKHWNIDPSKVTVLNLAPPAIIAAWKRGDIDATYVWDPALGVAKENGKVLITSGELAKFGAPTFDAWIVRKDFAEKHPEIVTAFAKVTLDAYADYRKDPEAWLANQSNVDKLVKLSGAKASDIPLLLQGNVYPLAADQVVTLGAPTTKAITDTAAFLKEQGKVEAVLPDYAPYVSAKFITN; translated from the coding sequence ATGAAACTGACTTTCCCTCTTCGCCTGCTGGCTGCCGCTTCTTTGGCTGCGGCGAGTATGTTTGCCCAGGCGGCTGACGTCACTGTCGCTTACCAGACCACCGTGGACCCGGCGAAAGTCGCCCAGGCCGACGGCGCTTACGAAAAAGCCACCAAGGCCGACATCAGCTGGCGCAAATTCGATAATGGTGCCGACATCATCGCCGCCATCGCTTCCGGCGACGTGCAGATCGGCTACCTCGGTTCCAGCCCCCTGACTGCTGCCATTACCCGCAAAGTGCCGGTGGAAACCTTCCTCATCGCCACCCAGATCGGCGCCGCTGAAGCCTTGGTCGCCCGCGATGGTTCCGGGATCAAGACCCCGCAAGACCTGATCGGCAAGAAAATCGCCGTGCCATTCGTTTCCACCGGCCATTACAGCCTGCTGGCCGCGCTGAAGCACTGGAACATCGATCCGTCGAAAGTCACCGTGCTCAACCTCGCCCCACCGGCAATCATCGCTGCGTGGAAACGCGGTGACATCGACGCCACTTACGTATGGGACCCGGCGCTTGGCGTCGCCAAGGAAAACGGCAAAGTGCTGATCACTTCTGGCGAGCTGGCCAAGTTCGGCGCACCGACCTTCGATGCCTGGATCGTGCGCAAGGACTTCGCCGAGAAGCACCCGGAAATCGTCACCGCGTTCGCCAAAGTGACTCTGGATGCCTACGCCGATTACCGCAAAGATCCAGAAGCCTGGCTCGCCAACCAAAGCAACGTCGACAAACTGGTGAAGCTCTCCGGCGCCAAGGCCAGTGACATTCCGCTGCTGCTGCAAGGCAACGTCTACCCGCTGGCGGCTGATCAAGTCGTCACCCTCGGCGCGCCGACCACCAAGGCCATCACCGACACCGCCGCGTTCCTCAAGGAACAAGGCAAGGTCGAAGCCGTACTGCCGGATTACGCGCCGTACGTCAGCGCCAAGTTCATCACCAACTGA
- the tauB gene encoding taurine ABC transporter ATP-binding subunit, protein MALLQLERISAQYPGSPEPVLVDISLSLGPQQLLVALGPSGSGKTSLLNLIAGFVEPSAGRITLDGVPVKGPSAERGVVFQDDALLPWQDVLANVGFGLELAGIAREKREIRAREMLALVDLSGFENRRIWQLSGGQKQRVGLARALAADPRVLLMDEPFGALDAFTREQMQELLLQVWRRTAKPVFLITHDIEEAVFLATDLILLAPNPGQIVERLSLDFGQRYAAGESARSIKSDPRFIETREHVLAKVFSQRSAVQRQEHA, encoded by the coding sequence ATGGCTTTGCTACAGCTGGAGCGCATCAGCGCACAGTACCCTGGCAGCCCGGAACCGGTGCTGGTGGATATTTCCCTGAGCCTGGGGCCCCAGCAATTGCTGGTCGCCCTCGGCCCGTCCGGCAGTGGCAAGACATCGCTGTTGAACCTGATTGCCGGTTTCGTCGAACCCAGCGCCGGGCGCATCACCCTCGACGGCGTGCCGGTCAAAGGCCCGAGCGCCGAACGTGGCGTGGTGTTTCAGGACGATGCCTTGCTGCCTTGGCAAGACGTGCTGGCCAACGTCGGTTTCGGTCTGGAACTGGCCGGCATTGCCAGGGAAAAACGTGAAATCCGCGCCCGGGAAATGCTCGCACTGGTCGACCTTTCCGGCTTTGAAAATCGCCGGATCTGGCAACTCTCCGGTGGCCAGAAACAGCGCGTCGGCCTGGCCCGCGCCCTCGCCGCCGATCCTCGCGTATTGCTCATGGATGAGCCCTTCGGCGCCCTCGACGCCTTTACCCGCGAACAGATGCAGGAGCTGCTGCTGCAAGTCTGGCGGCGCACCGCGAAACCGGTGTTCCTGATTACCCATGACATCGAAGAAGCTGTATTCCTCGCCACCGACCTGATTCTGCTGGCACCCAATCCCGGGCAAATCGTCGAACGCCTCAGTCTGGATTTCGGCCAGCGTTACGCCGCCGGTGAGTCGGCACGCTCGATCAAGTCCGATCCGCGCTTCATCGAAACCCGCGAACACGTACTCGCCAAAGTGTTCTCCCAACGCAGCGCCGTCCAGCGCCAGGAGCACGCATGA
- a CDS encoding Tex family protein, whose protein sequence is MDSINSRIAEELGVRPQQVEAAVALLDEGSTVPFIARYRKEVTGSLDDIQLRHLEERLRYLRELDERRISILASIQEQGKLTPQLERDIKLADTKTRLEDLYLPYKQKRRTKGQIALEAGLGELADGLFNDPTLTPDAEAARFVDAEKGVADVKAALEGAKYILMERFAEDAGLLDKLRNYLKQEATLSARVIAGKEEEGAKFRDYFEHDEPLKSMPSHRALAIFRGRNEGILSSALKVGDELPGTMHPCEAMIGQQFGIQNQNRAADKWLGEVVRWTWKVKLYTHLETDLLGELRDGAETEAISVFAHNLHDLLLSAPAGPRATLGLDPGLRTGCKVAVVDSTGKLLDHATVYPHVPHNKWDQTLAILAALCAKHAVDLIAIGNGTASRETDKLAAELIKKYPAMKMTKVMVSEAGASVYSASELASKEFPDLDVSIRGAVSIARRLQDPLAELVKIDPKSIGVGQYQHDVSQLKLARGLDAVVEDCVNAVGVDVNTASVALLARISGLNATLAQNIVSHRDEHGAFKTRAALKKVARLGEKTFEQAAGFLRVMNGENPLDSSAVHPEAYPLVQRIAAETDRDIRSLIGDAAFLKRLDPKKYTDETFGLPTVTDILQELEKPGRDPRPEFKTAEFQEGVEDLKDLQLGMILEGVVTNVTNFGAFVDIGVHQDGLVHISALSEKFIKDPREAVKAGDVVKVKVMEIDIPRKRVGLSMRMSDTPGEKIDGARGARPGSAPRQSQNTAPRKETTAAAPANNAMASLFANAKQLKKR, encoded by the coding sequence ATGGACAGCATCAACAGCCGCATCGCCGAGGAACTCGGCGTACGCCCACAACAGGTCGAAGCGGCCGTCGCGCTACTCGATGAAGGCTCTACCGTTCCCTTCATCGCCCGTTACCGGAAAGAAGTCACCGGCAGCCTCGATGACATCCAGTTGCGTCATCTGGAAGAGCGTCTGCGCTACCTGCGAGAACTCGACGAACGGCGCATCAGCATCCTTGCCAGCATCCAGGAGCAAGGCAAGCTGACCCCGCAGCTTGAGCGCGACATCAAGCTCGCCGACACCAAGACTCGCCTCGAAGACTTGTACCTGCCGTACAAGCAGAAGCGCCGCACCAAGGGCCAGATTGCCCTGGAAGCCGGCCTCGGCGAGCTGGCTGACGGCCTGTTCAACGACCCGACCCTGACGCCAGACGCTGAAGCCGCACGCTTCGTCGACGCCGAAAAAGGCGTGGCCGATGTGAAGGCTGCCCTCGAAGGCGCCAAGTACATCCTCATGGAGCGCTTCGCCGAAGACGCAGGCCTGCTGGACAAACTGCGCAACTATCTCAAGCAGGAAGCCACTCTCAGTGCCCGCGTAATCGCCGGCAAGGAAGAGGAAGGCGCTAAATTCCGCGACTACTTCGAACACGACGAACCGCTGAAAAGCATGCCTTCGCACCGTGCGCTGGCGATTTTCCGTGGCCGCAACGAAGGCATCCTCAGCTCCGCGCTGAAAGTCGGCGATGAGCTGCCGGGCACCATGCACCCATGCGAAGCCATGATCGGCCAGCAGTTCGGCATTCAGAACCAGAACCGCGCCGCCGACAAATGGCTGGGCGAGGTGGTGCGCTGGACCTGGAAGGTCAAGCTCTATACCCATCTGGAAACCGATCTGCTGGGCGAACTGCGCGACGGCGCGGAAACCGAGGCGATCAGTGTATTCGCCCACAACCTGCATGACTTGCTGCTGTCGGCCCCGGCCGGCCCGCGCGCCACTCTGGGCCTCGACCCGGGCCTGCGCACCGGTTGCAAGGTGGCGGTGGTCGATTCCACAGGCAAGCTGCTGGATCACGCCACGGTTTACCCGCACGTGCCACACAACAAGTGGGACCAGACCCTCGCGATCCTCGCCGCCCTGTGCGCCAAGCACGCGGTGGACCTGATCGCCATCGGCAACGGCACCGCCAGCCGTGAAACCGACAAGCTCGCCGCGGAGCTGATCAAAAAATACCCAGCCATGAAGATGACCAAGGTCATGGTGTCCGAGGCCGGCGCATCGGTTTACTCGGCGTCGGAACTGGCTTCCAAGGAATTCCCGGACCTCGACGTATCGATCCGTGGCGCCGTGTCGATTGCCCGCCGCTTGCAAGATCCGCTGGCCGAACTGGTGAAGATCGATCCGAAATCCATCGGTGTCGGCCAGTACCAGCACGACGTGTCGCAGCTGAAACTGGCGCGCGGCCTGGATGCCGTGGTCGAAGACTGCGTGAACGCCGTCGGCGTGGATGTGAACACCGCTTCCGTTGCGCTGCTGGCGCGGATCTCCGGCCTCAACGCAACACTGGCGCAGAACATCGTCAGCCACCGCGACGAACACGGAGCGTTCAAAACCCGCGCTGCGCTGAAAAAAGTCGCACGTCTGGGCGAAAAAACCTTCGAACAGGCCGCTGGCTTCTTGCGCGTGATGAACGGCGAAAACCCGCTGGACTCGTCAGCGGTACACCCGGAAGCCTATCCGTTGGTTCAGCGCATCGCCGCTGAAACCGATCGTGACATCCGCTCGCTGATCGGCGACGCCGCGTTCCTCAAGCGCCTCGATCCGAAGAAGTACACCGACGAAACCTTCGGTCTGCCAACCGTGACCGACATCCTGCAAGAACTGGAAAAACCTGGCCGTGACCCGCGCCCCGAGTTCAAGACCGCCGAGTTCCAGGAAGGCGTCGAAGACCTCAAGGACCTGCAACTGGGCATGATCCTCGAAGGCGTGGTGACCAACGTGACCAACTTCGGCGCATTCGTCGACATTGGCGTGCATCAGGACGGTTTGGTGCACATCTCTGCGCTTTCGGAGAAGTTCATCAAGGATCCACGCGAAGCGGTGAAGGCTGGTGACGTGGTGAAAGTGAAGGTCATGGAAATCGACATTCCGCGTAAACGCGTGGGCCTGTCGATGCGCATGAGCGACACGCCTGGCGAGAAAATCGACGGTGCCCGCGGTGCACGTCCGGGTTCGGCGCCACGCCAGTCCCAGAACACCGCACCGCGCAAGGAAACCACGGCGGCGGCCCCGGCCAATAACGCCATGGCTTCGCTGTTCGCCAACGCCAAGCAATTGAAGAAACGTTGA
- the ompR gene encoding two-component system response regulator OmpR: MSSTANIAEGEKILIVDDDPGLSSLLERFFVSKGYRARAVPNTEQMDRLLAREVFNLVVLDLMLPGEDGLTACRRLRGANNQIPIIMLTAKGDELSRIKGLELGADDYLAKPFNPDELMARVKAVLRRQSAPVPGAPGSEDESVTFGDYELSLATRELKRGEEVHMLTTGEFAVLKALVMNARQPLTRDKLMNLARGREWDALERSIDVQISRLRRMIEPDPSKPRYIQTVWGVGYVFVPDGAATK, encoded by the coding sequence ATGAGCAGCACTGCAAACATTGCTGAAGGCGAAAAAATTCTTATTGTTGACGACGATCCGGGCCTTAGCAGCCTGCTGGAGCGTTTTTTCGTCAGCAAGGGCTATCGCGCCCGCGCCGTACCGAACACCGAGCAAATGGACCGCCTGCTGGCGCGCGAAGTGTTCAACCTGGTCGTCCTCGACCTGATGCTGCCCGGCGAAGACGGTCTGACCGCCTGCCGCCGCCTGCGTGGCGCGAACAATCAGATCCCCATCATCATGCTGACCGCCAAGGGCGATGAGCTGAGCCGCATCAAGGGCCTGGAATTGGGCGCCGACGATTACCTGGCCAAGCCGTTCAACCCGGATGAGCTGATGGCCCGCGTCAAAGCGGTATTGCGTCGCCAGTCGGCTCCAGTGCCGGGCGCACCGGGCAGCGAAGACGAAAGCGTGACCTTCGGCGACTACGAGTTGTCCCTGGCCACCCGCGAACTCAAGCGCGGTGAAGAAGTGCACATGCTCACCACCGGTGAGTTCGCGGTACTCAAGGCCCTGGTGATGAACGCCCGTCAGCCACTGACCCGCGACAAACTGATGAACCTGGCCCGTGGCCGCGAGTGGGATGCCCTGGAGCGTTCCATCGACGTGCAGATTTCCCGTCTGCGCCGGATGATCGAACCTGATCCGTCCAAACCGCGCTACATCCAGACTGTCTGGGGCGTGGGCTACGTGTTCGTGCCGGATGGCGCCGCCACAAAGTGA
- the tauD gene encoding taurine dioxygenase, translating to MSHLTIVPLSYALGAQITGVDISQPLNLEQRDAIEQALLKHQVLFFRDQPITPQQQARFAANFGDLHIHPIYPNVPEQPEVLILDTAVTDVRDNAIWHTDVTFLPTPAMGAVLSAKLLPEFGGDTLWASGIAAYEALSASMKTLLEGLTATHDFTRSFPLERYGNTPEALAQWEEARRKNPPLSHPVIRTHPVSGRRSLFVNEGFTSKINELSETESEAILKFLFAHATRPEFTIRWRWQKDDIAFWDNRVTQHYAVDDYRPARRVMQRATVLGDVPF from the coding sequence ATGAGCCACCTGACCATCGTCCCCCTCAGCTACGCCCTCGGCGCACAGATCACCGGCGTCGACATCAGCCAGCCGCTGAACCTGGAACAACGCGACGCCATCGAACAAGCGCTGCTCAAGCATCAAGTGCTGTTCTTCCGCGACCAGCCGATCACGCCGCAGCAACAGGCAAGATTCGCCGCGAATTTTGGCGACCTGCACATTCACCCGATCTACCCGAATGTGCCGGAGCAACCGGAAGTGCTGATCCTCGACACCGCCGTCACCGACGTGCGCGACAACGCGATCTGGCACACCGATGTGACCTTCCTGCCGACCCCGGCCATGGGCGCGGTGCTCAGCGCCAAACTGTTGCCGGAGTTTGGTGGCGATACGCTGTGGGCCAGCGGCATCGCGGCGTATGAGGCGCTATCGGCGTCGATGAAAACCTTGCTCGAAGGGCTGACCGCCACACACGATTTCACCCGTTCGTTTCCGCTGGAGCGCTACGGCAACACGCCTGAAGCGCTGGCCCAATGGGAAGAGGCGCGGCGCAAGAATCCACCGCTGTCGCACCCGGTAATCCGCACCCATCCGGTGAGCGGACGCCGCTCGTTGTTCGTCAACGAAGGTTTCACCTCGAAGATCAACGAACTGTCGGAAACCGAAAGCGAGGCGATTCTGAAGTTCCTGTTCGCCCACGCCACACGGCCGGAATTCACCATTCGCTGGCGCTGGCAGAAAGACGACATCGCATTCTGGGACAATCGCGTGACCCAGCACTACGCGGTGGATGATTACCGCCCCGCGCGGCGAGTGATGCAGCGGGCGACGGTGTTGGGGGATGTGCCGTTTTAA
- the mgrA gene encoding L-glyceraldehyde 3-phosphate reductase — translation MTYTAAENRYDSIPYRRVGRSGLVLPALSLGLWHNFGDSTPIDTQRALLRTAFDLGINHFDLANNYGPPYGSAEINFGRLLREDFKQYRDELIISSKAGWDMWPGPYGQGGGSRKYVLASLDQSLQRLGVDYVDIFYSHRFDPDTPLEETASALATAVQQGKALYIGISSYSGVKTREIAALLKEWKVPLLIHQPAYNLLNRWVEKDLLDTTDELGTGVIAFTPLAQGLLTDKYLNGVPADARVNRPGGGSLQASHLSEANIAHVRALNEIAKRRGQSLAQLALAWTLRDPRVTSALIGASRPEQIIENVGALKNLSFSAEELAEIDRFAQEGGINLWEKPSTAE, via the coding sequence ATGACTTACACCGCTGCCGAAAACCGCTATGACTCCATCCCTTACCGCCGCGTGGGTCGCAGCGGTCTGGTGCTGCCGGCGCTATCTTTGGGCCTGTGGCACAACTTCGGCGACAGCACGCCGATTGACACCCAGCGGGCGCTGTTGCGTACAGCGTTCGACCTAGGCATCAACCATTTCGACCTGGCCAACAACTACGGCCCGCCGTATGGCAGCGCCGAGATCAATTTCGGTCGATTGCTGCGTGAAGACTTCAAGCAGTACCGCGACGAGCTGATCATCTCCAGCAAGGCTGGTTGGGACATGTGGCCTGGTCCTTACGGCCAGGGCGGTGGTTCGCGCAAGTACGTGCTGGCCAGCCTCGATCAGAGCCTGCAACGCCTGGGCGTGGACTACGTGGACATCTTCTACTCCCACCGCTTCGACCCGGACACGCCGCTGGAAGAAACCGCCAGCGCACTGGCTACCGCCGTGCAGCAGGGCAAGGCGTTGTACATCGGCATCTCGTCTTACTCCGGGGTGAAAACCCGCGAAATCGCCGCGCTGCTGAAAGAGTGGAAAGTGCCGTTGTTGATTCACCAACCGGCATACAACCTGCTCAATCGCTGGGTGGAGAAAGACCTGCTGGATACCACTGACGAACTCGGCACGGGCGTGATTGCCTTCACACCGCTGGCTCAAGGTTTGCTGACCGACAAATACCTCAACGGCGTGCCGGCGGATGCGCGGGTCAATCGTCCGGGCGGTGGTTCGTTGCAGGCGTCGCATTTGTCCGAGGCCAACATCGCTCATGTGCGTGCGCTCAACGAGATTGCCAAGCGTCGCGGTCAAAGCCTGGCGCAACTGGCGTTGGCCTGGACCCTGCGTGACCCGCGGGTGACCTCGGCGCTGATCGGTGCGAGCCGGCCGGAGCAGATCATCGAGAACGTCGGGGCGTTGAAGAATCTGAGCTTCAGTGCGGAAGAACTGGCGGAGATCGACCGGTTTGCCCAAGAGGGCGGGATCAATCTTTGGGAGAAGCCTTCGACGGCGGAGTAA